A region of Paractinoplanes abujensis DNA encodes the following proteins:
- a CDS encoding SRPBCC family protein: protein MSINVQTPTDTTLVMSRSFDAPRDLVFACHTQPEHLRHWWGRGNPLDVELDFRVGGKWRFVEHADGREHAFRGEITAIDAPAGFSWTFEYEPMPGHVLREQYVFTEEGGKTTVTSSSTFDSREDRDGMIESGMEAGAEQSYRALDDYLAKLS, encoded by the coding sequence GTGAGCATCAACGTCCAGACCCCCACCGACACCACCCTCGTCATGAGCCGCAGCTTCGACGCGCCCCGCGACCTCGTGTTCGCCTGCCACACCCAGCCCGAGCACCTGCGCCACTGGTGGGGCCGGGGCAACCCGCTCGACGTCGAGCTCGACTTCCGGGTCGGCGGCAAATGGCGTTTCGTCGAGCACGCCGACGGCCGGGAGCACGCGTTCCGCGGCGAGATCACGGCCATCGACGCGCCGGCCGGCTTCTCGTGGACGTTCGAGTACGAGCCGATGCCCGGCCACGTCCTGCGCGAGCAATACGTGTTCACCGAGGAAGGTGGCAAGACCACTGTCACGTCGTCGTCCACCTTCGACAGCCGGGAGGACCGCGACGGCATGATCGAGTCCGGCATGGAGGCGGGCGCCGAGCAGTCGTACCGGGCCCTGGACGACTATCTCGCCAAGCTGTCCTGA
- a CDS encoding type II toxin-antitoxin system PemK/MazF family toxin — protein MRRGEIWTIGNRTDLRYRVLVLSADSYNERGNASPFCAPIVRQRGVTELPPYAVALTEQDPITGVVVVNRMRRLPASVGAERIGMVTGASMARLTEAMRSLFEL, from the coding sequence ATGAGGCGCGGCGAGATCTGGACCATCGGCAACCGCACCGACCTGCGCTATCGCGTTCTCGTACTGTCCGCCGACTCGTACAACGAACGCGGCAACGCGTCGCCCTTCTGCGCGCCGATCGTGCGCCAGCGCGGGGTCACCGAGCTCCCTCCGTACGCGGTGGCTCTGACCGAGCAGGATCCGATCACCGGCGTCGTGGTGGTCAACCGGATGCGCCGGCTTCCCGCGTCGGTCGGCGCGGAACGCATCGGCATGGTCACCGGGGCCAGCATGGCCCGCCTGACCGAGGCTATGCGGTCACTCTTCGAGTTGTGA
- a CDS encoding erythromycin esterase family protein: MHRYGDEVAAIARPLADEGDLDVLLDRVGDARVVLIGEASHGTHEYYTWRSALTRRLIAERGFSFVAVEGDWPDCERVNAAVRGSAASPLAALLGYERWPTWMWANEEVADFAGWLRAHNEGRADKAGFHGLDVYSMWESLREVILWLRENDPEAADHAVDAYQCLASYAEDPQSYAWAAKFLRASCADEVVRMLVELRGRDLAVWQNAEVVAGAEHYYRAMVTGGASSWNVRDRHMDATLARLLDHYGEASKAVVWAHNTHVGDAGATDQAALGEVTIGSLARERFGAERVVLIGMGGHRGSVIAGRAWGAAMTELRVPPGRPGSLEDILHATAPPRALFVFPPLGERPDLLVDEVAHRAIGVVYRPEQEQLDNYVPSVLGDRYDAFLWFDETRALRPLHPLHVDTHEYETYPTGV, translated from the coding sequence ATGCACCGGTACGGGGATGAGGTCGCGGCGATCGCCCGGCCCCTGGCCGACGAGGGCGACCTGGACGTCCTGCTCGACCGGGTCGGTGACGCCCGGGTCGTGCTGATCGGCGAGGCCAGCCACGGCACACACGAGTACTACACGTGGCGGTCCGCGCTGACCCGCCGGCTGATCGCGGAGCGTGGCTTCTCCTTCGTCGCCGTCGAGGGCGACTGGCCCGACTGCGAACGCGTCAACGCGGCCGTGCGCGGCTCCGCGGCGTCACCGCTGGCGGCGCTGCTCGGCTACGAACGGTGGCCGACCTGGATGTGGGCCAACGAGGAGGTCGCCGACTTCGCCGGCTGGCTCCGCGCCCACAACGAAGGCCGTGCGGACAAGGCGGGCTTCCACGGCCTCGACGTCTACTCGATGTGGGAGTCGTTGCGCGAGGTCATCCTGTGGCTGCGCGAGAACGACCCGGAGGCCGCCGACCACGCCGTGGACGCGTACCAGTGCCTGGCCTCGTACGCGGAGGATCCGCAGTCCTACGCCTGGGCCGCGAAGTTCCTGCGCGCGAGCTGTGCCGACGAGGTGGTCCGGATGCTCGTCGAGCTGCGCGGACGCGACCTCGCCGTGTGGCAGAACGCGGAGGTCGTGGCGGGCGCCGAGCACTACTACCGGGCGATGGTGACCGGCGGCGCGAGCTCGTGGAACGTACGGGACCGGCACATGGACGCGACGCTGGCCCGGCTGCTCGACCACTACGGCGAGGCCTCGAAAGCCGTCGTGTGGGCGCACAACACCCACGTGGGTGACGCCGGCGCCACCGATCAGGCCGCGCTGGGCGAGGTGACCATCGGCTCGCTGGCCCGGGAGCGGTTCGGCGCTGAGCGGGTCGTGCTGATCGGGATGGGCGGGCACCGCGGCTCGGTGATCGCCGGTCGCGCGTGGGGCGCCGCCATGACGGAGCTGCGCGTGCCGCCCGGCCGGCCCGGCTCGCTCGAGGACATCTTGCACGCGACCGCCCCGCCGCGGGCCCTGTTCGTCTTCCCGCCGCTCGGTGAGCGCCCCGACCTGCTCGTCGACGAGGTCGCGCACCGGGCCATCGGCGTCGTCTACCGGCCCGAGCAGGAACAGCTCGACAACTACGTGCCGTCCGTGCTGGGCGACCGCTACGACGCGTTCCTGTGGTTCGACGAGACCCGCGCGCTGCGCCCGCTGCACCCGCTGCACGTCGACACGCACGAGTACGAGACGTACCCCACCGGCGTCTGA
- a CDS encoding nitroreductase family deazaflavin-dependent oxidoreductase — protein MPNPFHQQIIDEFRTNGGRVGGMFADSELILLTTRGARSGKPHTTPLGFLRDGPGRILVIASAGGAPGNPDWFRNVQAQPRVTVEIGAETYEALAVALPPEERDAAWARAVARDPGWADYQAKVTRRIPVVALTRAG, from the coding sequence GTGCCGAACCCTTTCCATCAGCAGATCATCGACGAGTTTCGCACCAACGGCGGGCGTGTGGGCGGGATGTTCGCGGACAGTGAGCTGATTCTGCTCACGACCCGCGGCGCACGCAGCGGTAAGCCGCACACCACGCCGCTCGGGTTCCTCCGCGACGGGCCGGGGCGCATCCTGGTCATCGCCTCGGCCGGCGGGGCGCCCGGCAATCCGGACTGGTTCCGCAATGTGCAGGCGCAACCGCGGGTGACGGTGGAGATCGGGGCTGAGACGTACGAGGCCCTGGCCGTGGCCTTGCCGCCGGAGGAGCGTGACGCCGCGTGGGCGCGGGCCGTCGCCCGCGACCCGGGCTGGGCGGACTATCAGGCCAAGGTCACGCGGCGGATCCCGGTGGTGGCGCTGACCCGGGCCGGCTGA
- a CDS encoding SpoIIE family protein phosphatase, protein MTQAYAAAVESLRPSAPAGATESARLTVERAVGLLAGRARCRLADAHRHLLRMAAEEGRGLVEVASGVIRMLDVADPDTGVVLGLDTDRLPSPLTAPVRRFAPWIGMVQRVLDVAPGMASYLSAERGPDGRLTDLIWAAASPDAVAPNGLCGSQLVGLRMSEHFPEVLASDRWLAYAHVLDTGVPVALGPFPHRDGVYSVRAHRLGEGLLLNWTRHDDHPGGLLERLAGTERLGNLGWGEWDLVSGEVYWSDQLYRIFERDPRLGPPDPGGPDEAGLAEDEPLRAAAKAQLARGDRVDMITRIRVNGRVKHLRTVADAGRDAEGRPLRIFGIVQDVTAQETGAQRLAEVERQLAEQRRSLAAEHELAGRLQRIILPLPEGPIVLPGLKVSVRYLPAGQEDLVGGDWYHAAELRDGSVLLAVGDVAGHGTQAATAMAQLRHALRALAVTTSDPAELLGHLNRLTCELERESPEMAATAVVARFDPARHEIVWAQAGHPPPLLARGGRTAPLERPGGPMLGVVDDAAYRTARVDFRVGDVLLLYTDGLVEHRRRGPDDGLASVIATVDEAVRASPDQPLGQLLSRLRRTNPDDDTCILAARPMTGQTQDLRRYLSGAAKMSHLRR, encoded by the coding sequence GTGACACAGGCGTACGCGGCGGCGGTGGAGAGCCTGCGCCCCAGCGCGCCGGCCGGCGCCACCGAGAGCGCGCGCCTGACCGTCGAGCGCGCCGTCGGGCTGCTGGCCGGTCGCGCCCGCTGCCGTCTGGCCGACGCCCACCGGCATCTGCTGCGCATGGCCGCCGAGGAGGGTCGCGGGCTGGTCGAGGTGGCGAGCGGGGTGATCCGGATGCTCGACGTGGCCGACCCCGACACCGGCGTCGTCCTGGGCCTCGACACCGACCGCTTGCCGTCCCCGCTCACCGCCCCGGTCCGCCGGTTCGCGCCGTGGATCGGCATGGTGCAGCGGGTGCTCGACGTCGCCCCCGGCATGGCCTCCTATCTCAGCGCCGAGCGCGGGCCGGACGGCCGCCTGACCGACCTGATCTGGGCCGCGGCCAGCCCCGACGCTGTCGCGCCGAACGGTCTGTGCGGCTCCCAGCTGGTCGGGCTGCGCATGTCCGAGCACTTCCCGGAGGTGCTGGCGAGCGACCGCTGGCTCGCGTACGCGCACGTCCTGGACACCGGCGTGCCCGTCGCGCTGGGCCCGTTCCCGCACCGCGACGGGGTCTACTCGGTGCGCGCGCACCGGCTCGGCGAGGGGCTGCTGCTCAACTGGACCCGGCACGACGATCACCCCGGCGGCCTGCTGGAGCGGCTGGCCGGCACGGAGCGCCTGGGCAACCTCGGCTGGGGCGAGTGGGACCTGGTCAGCGGCGAGGTCTACTGGTCCGACCAGCTGTACCGCATCTTCGAGCGCGACCCCCGGCTGGGCCCGCCCGACCCGGGTGGGCCCGACGAGGCCGGCCTGGCCGAGGACGAGCCGCTGCGTGCGGCAGCCAAGGCGCAGCTCGCCCGGGGCGACCGCGTCGACATGATCACCCGGATCCGGGTCAACGGCCGGGTCAAGCATTTGCGCACGGTGGCCGACGCCGGCCGCGACGCCGAGGGTCGTCCGCTGCGGATCTTCGGCATCGTGCAGGACGTCACCGCGCAGGAGACCGGGGCCCAGCGACTGGCCGAGGTCGAACGGCAGCTGGCCGAGCAGCGCCGCAGCCTGGCCGCCGAGCACGAGCTGGCCGGCCGTCTGCAGCGCATCATCCTGCCCCTGCCCGAGGGCCCGATCGTGCTGCCCGGGCTCAAGGTCTCGGTGCGCTACCTGCCGGCCGGGCAGGAGGATCTGGTCGGCGGCGACTGGTATCACGCGGCCGAGCTGCGCGACGGCTCGGTGCTGCTGGCCGTCGGCGACGTGGCCGGCCACGGCACCCAGGCCGCCACCGCGATGGCCCAGCTGCGGCACGCGCTGCGCGCTCTGGCCGTCACCACCAGCGACCCCGCCGAGCTCCTGGGCCACCTCAACCGGCTGACCTGCGAGCTCGAACGGGAGTCGCCCGAGATGGCGGCCACCGCCGTGGTGGCCCGGTTCGACCCGGCCCGCCACGAGATCGTCTGGGCGCAGGCCGGGCACCCGCCGCCGCTGCTGGCTCGCGGCGGCCGGACAGCGCCGCTGGAGCGTCCGGGGGGCCCGATGCTGGGTGTGGTGGACGACGCGGCGTACCGGACCGCCCGGGTCGACTTCCGGGTCGGCGACGTGCTGCTGCTCTACACCGACGGCCTGGTCGAGCACCGCCGCCGCGGCCCCGACGACGGGCTGGCCTCGGTCATCGCCACCGTCGACGAGGCCGTACGGGCGTCGCCCGACCAGCCCCTGGGGCAACTGCTGTCCCGGCTGCGCCGCACCAACCCCGACGACGACACGTGCATCCTGGCCGCCCGGCCGATGACCGGACAGACCCAGGATCTGCGCAGATATCTCTCCGGAGCGGCCAAAATGTCGCATCTGCGCCGCTGA
- a CDS encoding ferritin-like domain-containing protein has protein sequence MISRSSENATDRRRFLQSAGALGLGVVGANALGSGAARAEPDEVTETLAEADGPSDGAVLNFALNLEYLEAEFYSYAVHGHGLADGLTTGTGRRGGVVGGKKVPFKTSRIRQYATEIAADELAHVRFLRGALGSAAVSRPAINIRESFTWAARAAKLIGPHDVFDPYANENNFLLAAFLFEDVGVTAYKGAAPLITNKTYLEAAAGILSAEAYHAATIRSSLFEKDLAPQVVKLSAARNMLDGYGDEDQGIVRDRNANINPTDKNGINFSRSYDRVLNIVYLNPNKTTKGGFYPAGVNGDLNTSS, from the coding sequence ATGATCAGCCGCAGTTCCGAGAACGCCACCGACCGGCGCCGATTCCTGCAGAGCGCCGGTGCGCTCGGGCTCGGCGTCGTCGGGGCGAACGCCCTGGGCTCCGGCGCGGCCCGGGCCGAGCCGGACGAGGTGACCGAGACCCTCGCGGAGGCCGACGGCCCCAGTGACGGCGCCGTCCTGAACTTCGCGCTCAACCTCGAATACCTCGAGGCCGAGTTCTACTCCTATGCCGTTCACGGGCACGGCCTGGCCGACGGCCTGACCACGGGCACGGGCCGCCGGGGTGGCGTCGTCGGCGGCAAGAAGGTGCCGTTCAAGACCAGCCGCATCCGGCAGTACGCCACCGAGATCGCGGCCGACGAACTGGCGCACGTCAGGTTCCTGCGGGGCGCGCTCGGCTCGGCCGCCGTCTCCCGGCCCGCCATCAACATCCGCGAGAGCTTCACCTGGGCCGCCCGTGCGGCCAAGCTGATCGGCCCGCACGACGTCTTCGACCCGTACGCCAACGAGAACAATTTCCTGCTGGCCGCCTTCCTGTTCGAGGACGTGGGCGTGACGGCCTACAAGGGCGCGGCCCCGCTGATCACGAACAAGACCTATCTCGAGGCGGCGGCGGGCATCCTGTCGGCCGAGGCCTATCACGCCGCGACGATCCGGTCCTCGCTGTTCGAGAAGGACCTCGCGCCCCAGGTCGTCAAGCTGTCGGCGGCGCGCAACATGCTCGACGGTTACGGCGACGAGGACCAGGGCATCGTCCGCGACCGCAACGCCAACATCAACCCGACCGACAAGAACGGCATCAACTTCAGCCGCTCCTACGACCGGGTTCTGAACATCGTCTATCTCAACCCGAACAAGACCACCAAGGGCGGTTTCTATCCCGCGGGCGTCAACGGCGACCTGAACACCAGCTCCTGA
- a CDS encoding substrate-binding and GGDEF domain-containing protein produces the protein MRGRTYGVLSPFVGGDYYGTIIAGANEAAVASGDRVLALQTLDPGSYNADRSGVPDYRRPVAWGHLSGIMVLAGAIHDTYAQAAVKAGIPVVTVGHEMRDCSAVFADNSEGVRVAVRHLLEHGHERIAFAGHLVHFDVRERREGYENALAERGLLPPSDLLIDAGDNHESGGELVADLLVAAGMPATAVVCGTDRNAMGLIRRLSELGRRVPGDLAVVGFDDVAGAMYMRPSLSTVRQPADVIGAAAVGLLADLAGQPAGAGIVRRVPTTFVRRDSCGCPPSGLPVTEDLTRYLFGQVVSLQETLNVQHELGIDLLGAHDRDPRELGWLKRTTAFAGCLGLWRDGAVPSLDTELRIEGEYPAGRDLAGATMPVSEFPPPALFELADGAAGDAVFVVPVRSATRDWGMLAAVGHIQQSTPPGSEMMNQSGALLAASLDRGAMVAALREQEEQLRDAALHDPLTGLPNRVLLADRLRQAGLRAARQAGHRFAVLLLDLNGFKAVNDTLGHAAGDVLLIEVAQRLTGLLRESDTVARLGGDEFVVLLDGLPADGTEQVVRDSIALRLTEPYAIDGGRVTVGVSIGVALSGVNADDPDHLLREADAAMYRAKLAAKAASSSDSARRSTR, from the coding sequence GTGAGGGGTCGCACGTACGGTGTCCTGTCGCCCTTCGTCGGGGGCGACTACTACGGCACCATCATCGCGGGGGCGAACGAGGCGGCCGTGGCCTCCGGCGACCGCGTGCTCGCGCTGCAGACCCTCGACCCGGGCTCCTACAACGCCGACCGCAGCGGGGTGCCCGACTATCGCCGGCCGGTCGCGTGGGGCCACCTGTCCGGGATCATGGTGCTGGCCGGGGCGATCCACGACACCTACGCGCAGGCGGCGGTGAAGGCGGGCATCCCCGTGGTCACCGTCGGGCACGAGATGCGTGACTGCTCCGCGGTCTTCGCCGACAACAGCGAGGGCGTCCGGGTGGCGGTCCGTCATCTGCTCGAGCACGGTCACGAGCGGATCGCGTTCGCCGGGCACCTCGTCCACTTCGACGTGCGGGAACGGCGCGAGGGTTACGAGAACGCGCTGGCCGAGCGCGGCCTGCTCCCGCCGTCCGACCTGCTGATCGACGCGGGCGACAACCACGAAAGCGGCGGCGAACTGGTCGCCGACCTGCTGGTGGCGGCGGGGATGCCGGCCACCGCCGTGGTCTGCGGCACCGACCGCAACGCGATGGGCCTGATCCGCCGCCTCAGCGAGCTCGGCCGGCGGGTCCCCGGCGACCTCGCCGTGGTCGGCTTCGACGACGTGGCCGGCGCGATGTACATGCGGCCCAGCCTGTCCACCGTGCGTCAGCCCGCCGACGTGATCGGGGCGGCCGCCGTCGGGTTGCTGGCCGACCTGGCCGGGCAGCCCGCCGGGGCCGGCATCGTCCGGCGGGTGCCGACCACCTTCGTCCGGCGTGACTCGTGCGGCTGCCCGCCGAGCGGCCTGCCGGTCACCGAGGACCTCACCCGTTATCTGTTCGGGCAGGTCGTCAGCCTCCAGGAGACCCTGAACGTCCAGCACGAGCTGGGCATCGACCTGCTCGGCGCGCACGACCGCGACCCCCGCGAGCTCGGCTGGCTCAAGCGCACCACGGCCTTCGCCGGCTGCCTCGGCCTGTGGCGTGACGGCGCGGTGCCCTCACTCGACACCGAGCTGCGCATCGAGGGGGAGTACCCGGCCGGGCGCGACCTGGCCGGCGCCACGATGCCGGTCAGCGAGTTCCCCCCGCCGGCGCTGTTCGAGCTGGCCGACGGGGCGGCCGGCGACGCCGTGTTCGTGGTGCCGGTGCGCAGCGCAACCCGCGACTGGGGCATGCTCGCCGCGGTCGGGCACATCCAGCAGAGCACCCCGCCCGGCAGCGAGATGATGAACCAGTCGGGCGCCCTGCTGGCCGCCTCGCTCGACCGCGGCGCGATGGTGGCCGCGCTGCGCGAGCAGGAGGAGCAACTGCGTGACGCGGCCCTGCACGACCCGCTCACCGGCCTGCCCAACCGGGTGCTGCTGGCCGATCGGCTGCGCCAGGCCGGTCTGCGCGCGGCCCGGCAGGCCGGTCACCGCTTCGCTGTGCTGCTGCTCGACCTCAACGGCTTCAAGGCGGTCAACGACACGCTCGGCCACGCCGCCGGCGACGTGCTGCTCATCGAGGTGGCGCAGCGGCTGACCGGGTTGCTGCGCGAGTCGGACACGGTGGCCCGGCTCGGCGGCGACGAGTTCGTGGTGCTGCTGGACGGGCTGCCCGCCGACGGCACGGAGCAGGTGGTGCGCGACTCCATCGCGTTGCGGCTGACCGAGCCGTACGCGATCGACGGCGGCCGCGTGACCGTAGGCGTGAGCATCGGCGTGGCCCTGAGCGGGGTCAACGCGGACGACCCGGACCACCTGCTGCGCGAGGCCGACGCCGCGATGTATCGGGCCAAGCTGGCCGCTAAGGCAGCGTCCAGCTCTGACTCGGCCCGCCGGAGCACGCGCTGA
- a CDS encoding Nramp family divalent metal transporter — translation MAQTQPITYAVPSLGRPGARPVRLRAATTLGPAFVAAIAYVDPGNFATNFAGGASTGYQLVWVVVLANLVAMPIQFMSAKLGVATGRSLPHVFRDTFPGPRSWVMWGQAEIVAMATDLAEFVGAAIGLYLLFGIPMPLAAGITAVISFAVLSLQHRGYRPFELAIGAMLAMICAGFLYLAVRVPPSASESLTGLLPSIGGDNILLLAVGIIGATVMPHAIYLHSGLMCGRAAGRTTGEKRRLLRLERVDIAIAMSLAGLVNLSMLAIAAKLFHRGADTPAITLDAVHIGLDRLVGGGAALAFAAALLASGIASSSVGTAAGQMVMDGFLRARIPLTARRLVTMTPAVALLCSGVDPTQALVLSQVVLSFGIPFALVGLLVLTSRKSLMGEHVNSRLTIAGMTVVVAVLSGLNVLLLGQQLL, via the coding sequence ATGGCGCAGACGCAGCCGATCACGTACGCCGTTCCATCGCTGGGACGGCCCGGCGCCCGCCCGGTCCGGCTGCGGGCGGCCACCACACTGGGTCCGGCGTTCGTCGCGGCCATCGCCTACGTCGACCCCGGCAACTTCGCCACCAATTTCGCCGGCGGCGCCAGCACCGGCTACCAGCTGGTGTGGGTCGTGGTCCTGGCCAACCTGGTCGCGATGCCGATCCAGTTCATGTCGGCCAAGCTCGGGGTGGCCACCGGCCGCAGCCTGCCGCACGTCTTCCGGGACACCTTCCCGGGCCCCCGGTCGTGGGTCATGTGGGGGCAGGCCGAGATCGTCGCCATGGCGACCGACCTGGCCGAGTTCGTCGGCGCCGCTATCGGGCTCTATCTGCTGTTCGGCATCCCCATGCCGCTGGCTGCCGGGATCACCGCCGTCATCTCCTTCGCCGTGCTGTCGCTGCAGCACCGGGGATACCGGCCGTTCGAGCTGGCGATCGGGGCCATGCTGGCCATGATCTGCGCCGGCTTCCTCTATCTGGCGGTGCGCGTTCCGCCCTCGGCCTCGGAAAGCCTCACCGGGCTGCTCCCGAGCATCGGCGGGGACAACATCCTGCTGCTGGCGGTCGGCATCATCGGCGCCACCGTCATGCCGCACGCCATCTATCTGCACTCCGGCCTGATGTGCGGCCGTGCGGCCGGCCGCACGACCGGCGAGAAGCGGCGGCTGCTCCGGCTCGAGCGGGTGGACATCGCCATCGCCATGAGCCTGGCCGGCCTGGTCAACCTGAGCATGCTGGCCATCGCGGCCAAGCTGTTCCACCGCGGCGCGGACACTCCCGCCATCACGCTCGACGCCGTGCACATCGGACTCGATCGCCTGGTTGGCGGCGGCGCCGCCCTGGCCTTCGCAGCGGCCCTGCTCGCCTCCGGAATCGCGTCGTCCAGCGTCGGCACGGCGGCCGGCCAGATGGTCATGGACGGATTCCTGCGCGCCCGCATTCCGCTGACAGCGCGCCGGCTGGTCACCATGACCCCGGCCGTGGCGCTGCTGTGCTCCGGGGTCGACCCTACCCAGGCACTGGTACTCAGCCAGGTCGTACTGTCCTTCGGCATCCCGTTCGCCCTGGTCGGCCTGCTCGTTCTGACCAGCCGTAAGAGCTTGATGGGGGAACATGTCAACAGCCGGCTCACCATCGCCGGCATGACTGTCGTCGTGGCCGTCCTCAGTGGATTGAACGTGCTGCTCCTCGGCCAGCAGCTCCTCTGA
- a CDS encoding ArsR/SmtB family transcription factor, whose amino-acid sequence MTESIDGVFAALADPTRRAILDRLATGDATAGELAANFPISAQAVSKHLNVLEAAGLIVRTREAQRRWCRIVPGQVQAVAQWAEQYRRLWEQRYDALDDYLGRLQPGPTKEEP is encoded by the coding sequence ATGACGGAGTCCATTGACGGCGTCTTCGCGGCCCTCGCCGACCCGACCCGGCGCGCGATCCTCGATCGCCTCGCCACCGGTGACGCGACCGCCGGTGAGCTCGCCGCCAACTTCCCGATCAGCGCGCAGGCCGTCTCGAAACACCTCAACGTGCTCGAGGCGGCGGGTCTGATCGTCCGCACCCGCGAGGCGCAGCGGCGGTGGTGCCGCATCGTGCCGGGGCAGGTGCAAGCGGTCGCCCAGTGGGCCGAGCAGTATCGGCGCCTCTGGGAGCAGCGGTACGACGCGCTCGACGACTACCTGGGCCGGCTGCAGCCGGGCCCGACCAAGGAGGAACCGTGA
- a CDS encoding RICIN domain-containing protein, translated as MAENDARREDPVLVRPYVKAVAEAERAPDEENETWPESADLPPEADTLVQPKVEDEPLPPPRRPRLTLHPLARLAIFAGGAALALGVVGYLIFGPAADPELPKPGTALPAIPGQAPLDEQKQSAAPGTTASPSVSAPASASASVSASATVTPSSSFQTLTPSSAPPASAPPATEPTLAPPGADRTGAITAASGRCLALGSLFGSNGSPVQVNGCMSVSYQSFTLATDGTLRVAGKCAQSTGDGSVRVTDCGDGASSQWRSGGDGTLVNSAGGGCLTDPGRGGTAATVSACSGGPSQSWTLP; from the coding sequence ATGGCGGAGAACGACGCGCGTCGCGAGGATCCCGTTCTGGTGCGGCCGTACGTGAAGGCCGTCGCCGAGGCGGAACGTGCGCCCGACGAGGAGAACGAGACCTGGCCGGAGTCGGCGGACCTGCCGCCGGAAGCCGACACCCTCGTCCAGCCGAAGGTGGAGGACGAACCGCTCCCGCCGCCGCGCAGACCCCGGCTCACCCTGCATCCGCTGGCCCGGCTGGCCATCTTCGCCGGTGGCGCCGCGCTGGCCCTCGGCGTGGTGGGCTACTTGATCTTCGGACCGGCCGCCGACCCCGAGCTGCCCAAGCCCGGCACCGCGCTGCCCGCCATTCCCGGTCAGGCGCCCCTCGACGAGCAGAAGCAGAGCGCCGCACCGGGCACGACCGCCTCGCCGAGCGTCAGCGCGCCGGCCAGTGCCTCGGCCAGCGTCTCGGCGAGCGCCACGGTGACGCCCAGCTCGTCGTTCCAGACACTGACCCCCTCCAGCGCTCCCCCGGCCAGCGCGCCGCCCGCCACCGAGCCCACGCTCGCGCCGCCCGGCGCCGACCGCACCGGCGCGATCACCGCCGCCAGCGGCCGCTGCCTGGCACTGGGCAGCCTGTTCGGCTCGAACGGGAGCCCGGTGCAGGTGAACGGGTGCATGTCGGTCTCGTACCAGTCGTTCACCCTGGCCACCGACGGCACGTTGCGGGTGGCCGGCAAGTGCGCGCAGTCGACCGGCGACGGCAGCGTGCGGGTCACCGACTGCGGCGACGGCGCCTCGTCGCAGTGGCGGTCCGGCGGCGACGGCACGCTGGTCAACTCGGCCGGCGGCGGCTGCCTGACCGACCCGGGCCGCGGTGGCACCGCGGCGACGGTCAGCGCGTGCTCCGGCGGGCCGAGTCAGAGCTGGACGCTGCCTTAG